TGATCGATGTTTCAAGTGAATAATTGCAGTTGATTGGTTTGTGATTGCCAGAAAACCGAGTTTAGGGTGTTTGAGATATACATATAGGAGTGAAGATTTCAGTCTTCAACTGTTGGTGAGTTCAGTTTACGAGTGATTTACTGCATTTGGTTGGTACGTGGTTGCTGGAAAACTGAGTTTAGGGCGTTTGAGATATACATATAGGAGTGAGGATTTTAGTCTCGAAACATCGGTCAGTTCAGTTTTCAAGTGAATTATTGCAGTTGGTTGGTAAGTGATTGCTGGAAAACCGAGTTTAGGGCATTTGAGATTAACGCATAGGAGTTAAGATTTTAGTCTTGAAACGTCGGTGAGTTCGGTTTACGAGTGAGTTTTTTGCAGTTGGTTGGTATGTGATTGCTGGAAAACCAAGTTTATGGTGTTTGAGATTTATGTATGGGAGTGAAGATTTTAGTCTTGAACAGTTGGTGAGCTTGGTTTACAAGTGAGTTTTTTTCAGTTGGTTTTTATGTGATTGTTGGGAACTGGCTTTTGGGGTGTTTGAGATTACGTATAGGAGAAATTTTCGTTATGGATGATGCTCAGAGCAGTTCAAGTTCACTCCCTCCATTCCTTACAAAGACGTACGAAATGGTCGATGATCATTCTACAGATTCTATTGTTTCTTGGAGTGCAAGTAACAGAAGTTTCATTGTATGGAATCCGTTGGAATTCGCGAGGGATTTACTTCCAAGATTCTTCAAACACAACAACTTTTCTAGCTTTATAAGACAGCTTAATACATATGTAAGCTACTCGGTTTTTTAATTGGTGTCTTCATAGTTGCTTATAGTTgctttgaattgaatgaattttttgtattttgtcaGGGTTTCCGGAAAAGCGATCCCGAACAATGGGAATTTGCGAACGAGGATTTCATAAGAGGTCAACCTCATCTTTTGAAGAACATACATAGACGGAAACCGGTTCATAGTCATTCAATGCAGAATCTATTAGGTCAAGGAGCTTCTCCGTTAACGGAATCAGAGAGACAGAGTTTTCGGGATGAGGTCGAGAGGCTTAAAAGCGAAAAAATGTCACTCGTTCTAGAGTTAAAGAGACACGAAGAGGAACGACAAGGATTCGAGATGCAAATGCAGATTTTGAGGGAGCGTTTACAAACTATGGAGCGGCGGCAACAAAGTATGGTGTCTAATGTAGCTCGAGCCTTGAAGAGACCGGGATTTCCTATAGATCCAACTCCACAATTCGAGGTTCATGTTAGAAAAAGAAGGTTACCGAGAATTGCTTACTTATACGATGAATCCAGGATCGAAGATAATCCAAATCCAGATACCACATCAATGTCCAACATGGATCCATTCGAGCAATTAGAATCATCCATGGTGTTTTGGGAGAACGCCATACACGATTTTGGTCGAGCCAACGTGTTTGATGAATCAACGAGTTGTCCTGAAAGTCCATCTATATCTTCCATACAACTCAACATTGAAACTCAACCTAAATCCCCTCAGATCGACATGAATTCCGAGCCATCCACCGTAGTTACCCCAGAGCCCGTTACATCAATGGAACAACCTGCTCCTTCACCAGCTGGGGTTAATGATGGATTCTGGGAACAATTTTTGACCGAAAATCCAGGTTCAACAGATATTCGAGAAGTTCTGCCCGAAAGAAAAGATCCCGATACAAGAAAAGACGAAGACAAACCCGAGGGTCATAGCAGATTTTGGTGGAACAACATGAAGAATGTAAATAACCTTACAGAACAAATGGGGCATCTTACTTCTGCAGAGAGAACTTGATATTGGTTTCGATGTCTTGATATTTCAGGTTCGGGTACGATGATCGGATACGGGTATGGGTTCTTTCACGTATTTGagtacttaaaagaaaaatgaaaaattgaaacgaCCCGAATTTCAGATGTATCATATTTAGGTTTCTAGGCATGTCATGGTCACAGTTTTAGGTACTATAGAAGCTTATAGTGATTCATATggctttatttttcatatatatatatatattaactgcTTCAATATAGTTCAGTTTCAcatatttttgagaaaataagacATTAACTTTTGCtttcactatatttttattgataaatgatgatttttagtgaagattCTTTTCATGATTCTTTGAtttggttttcattttttttcatattttgttttattttgacaaaatgaaattggtttttcttttatttctgaagttttaaaaaattcataaatatttctgtttttattt
This genomic stretch from Gossypium raimondii isolate GPD5lz chromosome 6, ASM2569854v1, whole genome shotgun sequence harbors:
- the LOC105772790 gene encoding heat stress transcription factor A-4a, producing MDDAQSSSSSLPPFLTKTYEMVDDHSTDSIVSWSASNRSFIVWNPLEFARDLLPRFFKHNNFSSFIRQLNTYGFRKSDPEQWEFANEDFIRGQPHLLKNIHRRKPVHSHSMQNLLGQGASPLTESERQSFRDEVERLKSEKMSLVLELKRHEEERQGFEMQMQILRERLQTMERRQQSMVSNVARALKRPGFPIDPTPQFEVHVRKRRLPRIAYLYDESRIEDNPNPDTTSMSNMDPFEQLESSMVFWENAIHDFGRANVFDESTSCPESPSISSIQLNIETQPKSPQIDMNSEPSTVVTPEPVTSMEQPAPSPAGVNDGFWEQFLTENPGSTDIREVLPERKDPDTRKDEDKPEGHSRFWWNNMKNVNNLTEQMGHLTSAERT